Below is a genomic region from Mycolicibacter hiberniae.
GGCTTTGGAGATCTTCGATGCCGCGGAGGCAGTCGATCCCGATTTCATGATCGGAACCTGGCACGGCGCGGAGCTTCCGACCGGCCACCCCCTGGACGGTCTGCTGGCCGCCAGCGGCTGGTGGGGCAAGCAGTTCGTGGATGCCGAGACCGTGCATCCGCTGTTGTTCCCCACCCGGGACGGGTCCGCGCTCTGGGCCTTCAACCCGGTACTGGCGTTCAGTGTCCTGGGGCTGGCGACGAAGCTGCCGGCGATGAAGAACCGGGCGGTCGGCGGGCGGATCACACTGCTGGCGCCGTTGGTGCGAACCCGGTCCCCCAAAGCGCGGTTGCGCACCACGCGGTACCGCGGAGTCGACACCGCGACCATGATCTACGACCAGGCCCCGGTCAACGACGTCTTCCGGCGCCTGTCCGATGACGCGGTGCTGGGGGCGATGGACCTGCGCGGTTCGGCGCAGCCGTACTTCTTCGTGCTCTACCGCGACGATTCGCTCGCCGTGGCTTAACCGCCGGCGATTTCGCCTGAGCGGCGCCACGCGGCACGCT
It encodes:
- a CDS encoding DUF4334 domain-containing protein; this translates as MLVEDLFPTVPTTAAEALEIFDAAEAVDPDFMIGTWHGAELPTGHPLDGLLAASGWWGKQFVDAETVHPLLFPTRDGSALWAFNPVLAFSVLGLATKLPAMKNRAVGGRITLLAPLVRTRSPKARLRTTRYRGVDTATMIYDQAPVNDVFRRLSDDAVLGAMDLRGSAQPYFFVLYRDDSLAVA